The Sporosarcina sp. Marseille-Q4943 genome includes the window GACTTGGCACCATTTCACTTACGTGACGGTTGCCGGGCTTCATAGGGCACTTCCCTCCACCTCTCTCTATAAGAGCGACATATTCAGCTAATGTTAATAGATATACTTATATCATGAATATCTGAAGTATGTCAACCTATTTTCTCAAGAAGGTGCGGAATGGAGTGAAATGCGTAAACTTTATGAATCACTTCTCCATCCTTCTGAATTAATAAACAAGGGACGCTTTCGATTTCATAATCGACAGCGAGATCTTCTACATAATTCAAGTCAGCCTTCCCGATAGGCAGATCTGGCTTCATGGCAGCAATGACTTCCACCATTTTAGAAGCAACTGCACAAGTTCCGCACAACGGCGTATATAAATAAAATATCGATTGATGAGCATCAGTTTTGCTCATTTCCCACTGTTCACGTGTCCAGTTTTCGATATTGGCCACTATTCATCACCTTCAAAGTAAAAATTCGGGACGCACATCAAAATTTTCGGAGAGGAGGACGGCCGCAAGCACACGGTATGGAGTCGTTTCAACTTGGCGGTATGCCCGTTCCGTATAGAGATGGATGGCTTCAGGATAATCCCTCTTGAATAAAGACCGGATCTTCTCTCCGGATTCATCGGCATCCAGAAAAACGAACAGCTCACAATCCTCATAAGGCATAAGCATCTCTTCGATGCGGTACGGACTGACTGTCCCATTCGTGCAAATGATCTCAACCGGTTCCGCAAGCACCTTTTGCAGCCTTTTCCGGTCCGACCCACCTTCGACGATTAATACTTTTCGAATCTCCATTTGCACGACGCCTCCTTAACAGACGTAGTCATAACCTTAGAAGTTTACCCACAAATCTAGAATTTATAGTTTCCTATCCATTGAAAAAAGCGCCGGAGTCTAATATCCAGGCGCCACTTTATTATTTACTCGCCGACAGTCATTTTGTCATAGTCTTCAGCTGACATAAGTGCATCTAGTTCCGATTCGTCTGATGCTTCTACAACGATCATCCAAGCACCTTCAAACGGAGATTCGTTCACTAACTCAGGGCTGTCTTCCAATTCTTCGTTCACTTCGACAACTTTACCACTGATTGGAGCATACAATTCAGATACAGTTTTCACCGATTCGACACTTCCGAATGGCTCGCCAGTCTTCACTTCATCTCCAACTTGTGGTAATTCGACGAAAACGATATCGCCAAGTTCGGATTGTGCAAAATGGGTAATACCAATACGATACTTTCCACTTTCATCCTTAACCCATTCGTGTTCTTCTGAATAACGTAAGTCTTTAGGTGTGTTCATCCCGTACCCCTCCATAAGTATACATTTAGTCACTTCAGTATTAATTTTGACATATTCCGATGGTAAAGACAAGAAAGTATATTAAGCTCCCCACACTTCTGTAAACTGGTCTTCTTTGAAGCCGACCGTCACTTTCGAGCCATCTGTCACAAGCGGTCGTTTCATAAGCATGCCGTCTGTAGCTAGCAGCTCCACTTTTTCGTCATCCGTCATTCCTGGAAGCTTGTCCTTCAAGTTCAATTCACGGTATTTCATTCCGCTCACATTGAAGAATTTTTTAATATCCAGTCCGGAATTACTAATCATTTGTTGAAGTTCCTCTTTCGTCGGTGGGTTTTCAACGATATGGACGTCTTCGAACTCCAACCCATTGTTTTCCAACCACTTTTTCGCTTTCCTGCAAGTCCCGCATTTCGGATACCCATAGTAAACCAAGGCCATTTCGCAACACCTCCATTTTCCCCAAGTATAACAGAGAAACCGCCCAGGATAAAAACCAGGGCGGCGTGCAATCAAACGACGTATTTTTCAGCGTCGATCAATTTGGCGGATGCTTCGCGTTTTTTCGCGATGATGTTGTAAGGATTTGAACGCGTCAATTTGCGTAATGCAGAGAGCATCATGCGTTGGTTATCCCCTTCGACAGATGCAAGAAGTGTCTCCTTCGCGTCCTTTTCAATTGCCTCGAACGCTTCCTGACAGAAGATTTCCGTGTAAAGGATTTTTTGCTTCTCTTTCTCTTCCCCGTTTTTAGCAATCGCTTTCTCTGTCCGGAGCAATGCGGATTCCATCGCAAAGATGTTATTTGCGATATCGGCGATGTTCACAAGAACTTCCTGCTCTGCTTCAAGCTTTGTGCCGAAACGTTGAGCGGCCATTCCAGCTGCAAGCAAGCCGATTTTCTTCGCGTTTTTCACAAGTACTTTTTCTTGGTCAAGCGCTTCATCGCCGATTTCTTCAGGCATCATCATGAGCAGCTCTTCCTGTAAACTTTGTGCCTTTTCAAGCAAAGGCAATTCGCCTTTCATCGCTTTTTTCAAGAATGTGCCTGGTACGATCAGACGGTTGATTTCATTTGTTCCTTCGAAGATACGGTTGATGCGTGAATCACGGTAAGCGCGCTCCACTTCATACTCTTGCATGAAACCATATCCACCATGCAATTGAACAGCTTCGTCGACTACGTAGTCAAGCACTTCGGAACCGACAACTTTGTTGATCGAGCATTCGATTGCATATTCTGCAATGGAAGCCGCAACCGCTTTGCCGTCTTTTTGCTCTTCTGGAGTCATTTGGCTGTTGCGCTCTTCAAAGTAACCTACTGTACGGTAGATCAAACTTTCCGTCGCATAAATCTTCGAAGCCATTGTCGCAAGTTTTTCTTTTGTCAGGTTGAATGAAGAAATCGGTGTTTTGAACTGTTGACGCTGATTCGCATACGTAACCGCCAATTCAAAAGCACGTTTGGAACCTCCGACTGTTCCAACACCCAATTTATAGCGTCCGATGTTTAAGATGTTAAATGCGATGACATGCCCTCTGCCGATTTCACCTAACAGGTTTTCTACCGGTACTTGAGCATCTTCTAGAA containing:
- a CDS encoding thioredoxin family protein: MANIENWTREQWEMSKTDAHQSIFYLYTPLCGTCAVASKMVEVIAAMKPDLPIGKADLNYVEDLAVDYEIESVPCLLIQKDGEVIHKVYAFHSIPHLLEKIG
- a CDS encoding toprim domain-containing protein, whose amino-acid sequence is MEIRKVLIVEGGSDRKRLQKVLAEPVEIICTNGTVSPYRIEEMLMPYEDCELFVFLDADESGEKIRSLFKRDYPEAIHLYTERAYRQVETTPYRVLAAVLLSENFDVRPEFLL
- the gcvH gene encoding glycine cleavage system protein GcvH — protein: MNTPKDLRYSEEHEWVKDESGKYRIGITHFAQSELGDIVFVELPQVGDEVKTGEPFGSVESVKTVSELYAPISGKVVEVNEELEDSPELVNESPFEGAWMIVVEASDESELDALMSAEDYDKMTVGE
- a CDS encoding arsenate reductase family protein, translating into MALVYYGYPKCGTCRKAKKWLENNGLEFEDVHIVENPPTKEELQQMISNSGLDIKKFFNVSGMKYRELNLKDKLPGMTDDEKVELLATDGMLMKRPLVTDGSKVTVGFKEDQFTEVWGA
- a CDS encoding acyl-CoA dehydrogenase family protein gives rise to the protein MTETTTKDFIRGGAFLIEDIEASRVFTPEDFSDEQKMIAKTTEDYVKNEVLPVVENLENHEFEHSVKLLKSAGDLGLLGADVPEEYDGLGLDKISSALIAEKMSVAGGFSITHGAHVGIGTLPIVLFGNEEQKKKYLPNSVSGDKISAYALTEPGSGSDALGAKTTAKLNEAGTHYVLNGEKQWITNAGFADVFVVYAKVDGDKFTAFIVEREFPGVSVGAEEKKMGIKSSSTRTLILEDAQVPVENLLGEIGRGHVIAFNILNIGRYKLGVGTVGGSKRAFELAVTYANQRQQFKTPISSFNLTKEKLATMASKIYATESLIYRTVGYFEERNSQMTPEEQKDGKAVAASIAEYAIECSINKVVGSEVLDYVVDEAVQLHGGYGFMQEYEVERAYRDSRINRIFEGTNEINRLIVPGTFLKKAMKGELPLLEKAQSLQEELLMMMPEEIGDEALDQEKVLVKNAKKIGLLAAGMAAQRFGTKLEAEQEVLVNIADIANNIFAMESALLRTEKAIAKNGEEKEKQKILYTEIFCQEAFEAIEKDAKETLLASVEGDNQRMMLSALRKLTRSNPYNIIAKKREASAKLIDAEKYVV